One region of Oreochromis aureus strain Israel breed Guangdong linkage group 19, ZZ_aureus, whole genome shotgun sequence genomic DNA includes:
- the sec23a gene encoding protein transport protein Sec23A — MATFPEYIAQNEERDGVRFSWNVWPSSRLEATRMVVPVAALFTPLKERTDLPPIQYEPVLCSRATCRAVLNPLCQVDYRAKLWACNFCYQRNQFPPSYAGISEVNQPAELLPLFSTIEYVVQRGPQMPLVFLYVVDTCMEDEDLQALKESLQMSLSLLPPTALVGLITFGRMVQVHELGCEGISKSYVFRGTKDLNAKQLQEMLGLTKPSAAQGRGPQAAPQQSFNRFLQPVQKIDMNLTDLLGELQRDPWPVTQGKRPLRSLGVAMSIAVGLLECTFPNTGARIMTFIGGPATQGPGMVVGDELKTPIRSWHDIEKDNAKFMKKATKHYESLANRASSNGHIIDIYACALDQTGLLEMKCCTNYTGGYMVMADSFNTSLFKQTFQRVFTKDVQGSFKMAFAATLEVKTSREIKVSGAIGPCVSLNAKGPCVSENEIGTGGTCQWKVCGLDPSTTLALYFEVVNQHNAPIPQGGRGAIQFVTQYQHSSGQRRIRVTTTARNWADAQTQIQSIAASFDQEAAAILMARLAVYRAETEEGPDVLRWLDRQLIRLCQKFGDYHKDDPNSFRFSETFSLYPQFMFHLRRSPFLQVFNNSPDESSYYRHHFNRQDLTQALIMIQPVLYAYSFNGPPEPVLLDSSSILPDRILLMDTFFQLLIYHGETVAQWRKAGYQDMPEYENFKHLLQAPVDDAQELLHTRFPMPRYIDTEHGGSQARFLLSKVNPSQTHNNMYTWGQESGAPILTDDVSLQVFMDHLKKLAVSSAA, encoded by the exons ATGGCGACCTTTCCAGAGTACATCGCTCAGAACGAGGAGCGCGACGGCGTCCGTTTCAGCTGGAATGTGTGGCCGTCTAGCCGGCTGGAGGCGACCCGGATGGTGGTGCCGGTGGCGGCTCTGTTTACCCCGCTGAAGGAGAGGACCGACCTGCCCCCGATCCAGTACGAGCCAGTTCTCTGTAGTCGCGCCACCTGCCGCGCTGTGCTCAACCCACTCTG CCAGGTGGACTACAGAGCCAAGCTGTGGGCCTGTAACTTCTGCTACCAGAGGAACCAG TTTCCTCCGTCCTACGCCGGGATCTCTGAGGTGAACCAGCCCGCCGAGCTGCTGCCTCTGTTCTCCACCATCGAGTATGTGGTTCAG AGGGGCCCTCAGATGCCGCTGGTGTTCCTGTATGTGGTGGACACCTGCATGGAGGACGAGGACCTGCAGGCGCTGAAGGAGTCTCTGCAGATGTCGCTGTCTCTGCTCCCGCCCACCGCACTCGTGGGACTCATCACCTTCGGACGCATGGTTCAGGTGCATGAGCTCGGCTGCGAGGGTATCTCCAAGAGCTACGTCTTTAGGGGGACCAAGGATCTGAACGCCAAACAGCTGCAG GAGATGCTGGGTCTCACCAAACCTTCAGCCGCTCAGGGACGAGGACCTCAGGCGGCGCCACAGCAGTCATTCAACAG GTTTCTGCAGCCGGTGCAGAAGATTGACATGAACCTCACCGACCTGCTGGGGGAGCTGCAGCGCGACCCCTGGCCTGTGACGCAGGGCAAGAGACCACTGCGCTCACTGGGCGTCGCCATGTCCATCGCCGTGGGGCTCCTGGAG TGCACCTTTCCCAATACTGGCGCACGCATCATGACCTTCATAGGCGGCCCAGCGACACAGGGGCCCGGCATGGTGGTGGGAGACGAGCTGAAGACGCCGATCAGGTCCTGGCACGACATCGAGAAGGACAACGCCAAGTTCATGAAGAAGGCCACCAAA CACTACGAGTCTCTGGCCAATCGAGCGTCCAGCAACGGTCACATCATCGACATCTACGCCTGCGCCCTCGATCAGACCGGCCTGCTGGAGATGAAGTGCTGCACCAACTACACcgg CGGTTACATGGTGATGGCCGACTCCTTCAACACGTCTCTGTTCAAGCAGACCTTCCAGAGGGTTTTCACCAAAGATGTCCAGGGATCCTTTAAGATGGCCTTCGCCGCcacgctggaggtcaag ACGTCCAGAGAGATCAAAGTGTCCGGCGCCATTGGCCCCTGCGTGTCTCTGAACGCTAAAGGACCCTGCGTCTCCGAGAAC GAGATCGGCACAGGAGGAACCTGTCAGTGGAAGGTCTGCGGACTGGATCCGAGTACCACGCTCGCGCTTTACTTCGAGGTCGTCAACCAG CACAACGCGCCAATCCCTCAGGGCGGCCGCGGGGCGATCCAGTTTGTCACGCAGTACCAGCACTCGTCAGGTCAGCGACGCATCCGGGTCACCACCACCGCCAGGAA CTGGGCCGATGCTCAGACGCAGATTCAAAGCATCGCGGCGTCCTTTGACCAAGAGGCGGCGGCCATCCTCATGGCGAGGTTGGCAGTGTACCGGGCAGAGACGGAGGAGGGGCCGGACGTGCTCAGGTGGTTGGACAGACAGCTGATCAGACTG tgtCAGAAGTTTGGCGATTACCACAAAGACGACCCGAACTCCTTCCGGTTCTCCGAGACCTTCTCCCTGTATCCCCAG ttcaTGTTCCACCTGCGGCGTTCGCCGTTCCTGCAGGTGTTCAACAACAGTCCTGACGAGAGCTCGTATTACCGACACCACTTCAACCGGCAGGACCTGACGCAGGCGCTCATCATGATCCAGCCGGTGCTCTACGCCTACTCCTTCAACGGTCCACCTGAG cCCGTCCTGTTGGACAGCAGCAGCATCCTGCCCGACCGAATCCTTCTGATGGACACGTTCTTCCAGCTCCTCATCTACCATGGAGAG ACTGTGGCTCAGTGGAGGAAGGCCGGCTATCAGGATATGCCCGAGTACGAGAACTTCAAACACCTGCTTCAGGCTCCGGTGGACGACGCCCAGGAGCTGCTGCACACGCGCTTCCCCATGCCGAGATACATCGACACGGAGCACGGCGGCAGCCAG gcTCGCTTCCTGCTCTCCAAAGTGAACCCCTCCCAGACCCACAACAACATGTACACCTGGGGGCAG GAGTCCGGTGCTCCGATCCTGACAGACGACGTCAGCCTGCAGGTGTTCATGGACCATCTGAAGAAGCTCGCTGTCTCCAGCGCCGCCTGA
- the srp54 gene encoding signal recognition particle 54 kDa protein, with the protein MVLADLGRKITSALRSLSNATIINEEVLNAMLKEVCAALLEADVNIKLVKQLRENVKSAIDLEEMASGLNKRRMIQHAVFKELVKLVDPGVKAWTPTKGKNNVIMFVGLQGSGKTTTCSKLAYYYQRKGWKTCLICADTFRAGAFDQLKQNATKARIPFYGSYTEMDPVVIASEGVEKFKAENFEIIIVDTSGRHKQEDSLFEEMLQVSNAVQPDNIVYVMDASIGQACESQAKAFKDKVDVASVIVTKLDGHAKGGGALSAVAATRSPIIFIGTGEHIDDFEPFKTQPFISKLLGMGDIEGLIDRVNELKLDDNEELIDKLKHGQFTLRDMYEQFQNIMKMGPFGQIMGMIPGFGTDFMSKGNEQESMARLKKLMTIMDSMNDQELDSKDGAKLFSKQPNRIQRVARGSGVATRDVQELLTQYTKFAQMVKKMGGIKGLFKGGDMSKNVNPSQMAKLNQQMAKMMDPRVLHHMGGMAGLQSMMRQFQQGAAGNMKGMMGFNNM; encoded by the exons ATGGTGCTCGCCGACCTGGGGAGGAAGATCACCTCGGCGCTGAGGTCACTCAGCAACGCCACCATCATCAATGAAGAG gtgCTGAACGCCATGCTGAAGGAGGTGTGTGCCGCTCTGCTGGAGGCCGACGTCAACATCAAGCTAGTCAAACAGCTGAGAGAGAACGTCAA GTCTGCCATAGACCTGGAGGAGATGGCGTCGGGTCTGAACAAGAGGAGGATGATCCAGCACGCCGTCTTCAAGGAGCTCGTCAAG CTGGTGGACCCCGGCGTGAAGGCATGGACGCCCACTAAAGGCAAGAACAACGTCATCATGTTCGTCGGTCTGCAGGGCAGCGGCAAAACTACGACCTGCTCCAAG TTGGCATATTACTACCAGAGGAAAGGCTGGAAGACCTGCCTGATCTGCGCCGACACCTTCAGAGCAG GTGCCTTCGATCAGCTCAAACAGAATGCCACCAAAGCCAGGATCCCCTTCTACGGCAG TTACACAGAGATGGACCCGGTGGTGATCGCCTCAGAGGGCGTGGAGAAGTTCAAAGCAGAGAACTTTGAGATCATCATCGTGGACACGAGCGGACGACACAAACAGGAGGACTCGCTGTTCGAGGAGATGCTGCAGGTCTCCAACGCTGTG CAACCCGACAACATCGTGTACGTGATGGACGCCTCGATCGGGCAGGCCTGCGAGTCCCAGGCCAAAGCCTTCAAAGACAAAGTGGACGTGGCGTCGGTCATCGTCACCAAACTGGACGGGCACGCCAAAGGAGGAGGAGCTCTGAGCGC TGTGGCGGCCACGCGCAGTCCCATCATCTTCATCGGAACGGGCGAGCACATCGACGACTTCGAGCCGTTTAAGACGCAGCCGTTCATCAGCAAGCTGCTCG GAATGGGTGACATCGAGGGCTTGATCGACCGAGTGAATGAGCTGAAGCTGGACGACAACGAGGAGCTGATCGACAAGCTGAAACACG GCCAGTTTACCCTCAGAGACATGTACGAGCAGTTCCAGAACATCATGAAGATGGGCCCCTTCGGACAGATCATG GGTATGATTCCAGGCTTCGGGACAGACTTCATGAGTAAAGGCAACGAACAGGAGTCGATGGCTCGACTGAAGAAATTGATGACCATCATGGACAGCATGAACGACCAGG AGTTGGACAGCAAAGATGGAGCGAAGCTCTTTAGCAAGCAGCCCAACAGGATCCAGAGGGTGGCCCGGGGGTCAGGGGTTGCCACCAGAGACGTCCAGGAGCTCCTCACCCAGTACACCAAGTTCGCCCAGATGGTCAAGAAGATGGGAGGCATCAAAGGACTCTTCAAAG GAGGAGACATGTCCAAGAACGTGAACCCGTCTCAGATGGCCAAACTGAACCAGCAGATGGCCAAAATGATGGACCCCAGAGTCCTGCACCACATGG GCGGCATGGCGGGTCTCCAGTCGATGATGCGTCAGTTTCAGCAGGGCGCCGCGGGCAACATGAAAGGCATGATGGGATTCAACAACATGTGA
- the haus2 gene encoding HAUS augmin-like complex subunit 2, with product MHQWDLSPFSVTPAASLLSKCVSVGALSQEEIDSASSATGPVFSSHLREAEEQIRMQKQLDEMRLRLELLQVDEQSADVAHSFHLARRFQMLQMLGDHMQELLREQNSLRQRLMRPLAHTNLPVHAHLHRFVVESLNLMMDFIETLEEELSAAHSRTTARDRLALLDSSHAQLLMQASEMETLSSQILQWKSVDGCSLVTSDP from the exons ATGCATCAGTGGGATTTGTCTCCGTTCTCCGTGACTCCAGCTGCCAGCCTGCTTTCTAAGTGTGTCTCCGTGGGAGCGCTGTCTCAG GAGGAAATAGACTCCGCCTCCAGTGCTACAGGCCCCGTCTTTTCCTCTCATCTGCGGGAGGCTGAAGAGCAAATCAGAATGCAGAAGCAGTTGGATGAG ATGCGGCTGCGGCTGGAGCTGCTGCAGGTTGATGAGCAAAGCGCCGATGTCGCCCACAGCTTCCACCTTG CTCGAAGGTTCCAGATGCTGCAGATGCTCGGGGATCACATGCAGGAGCTGCTGAGAGAGCAGAACAGTCTGAGGCAGCGACTCATGAGACCGCTGGCTCACACCAACCTGCCCGTGCACGCTCACCTGCACAG GTTCGTGGTGGAGTCCCTGAACCTGATGATGGACTTCATTGAGACTCTGGAGGAGGAGCTAAGCGCCGCCCACAGCAGGACCACAGCCAGAGACCGTCTCGCTCTGCTG GACTCCTCGCACGCCCAGCTGCTGATGCAGGCCTCAGAGATGGAGACTTTGTCCAGTCAGATTCTTCAGTGGAAGTCAGTTGATGGATGCAGCCtggtgacctctgacccctaa
- the lrrc57 gene encoding leucine-rich repeat-containing protein 57, protein MGNSALKSHLETSQKTGVFQLTGKGLQEFPEELQRLTANLRTVDLSGNKIEVLPTTIGNFPQLKSLTLNSNRLVGIPSEIGKLKKLETLSLNGNRIQQLPPTLGQLKALRTLSLAGNQISEFPSGLGTLRQLDLLDLSRNKIQNVPEEVSELQAIEINLNQNQISVVSAEVSRCPRLKVLRLEENCLELSSIPQSILTESQVSLFSVEGNLFEVKRLRDLEGYDKYMERFTATKKKFA, encoded by the exons ATGGGGAACAGTGCGCTGAAGTCTCACCTTGAAACCTCCCAGAAGACGGGAGTGTTTCAGCTGACGGGGAAAGGTCTGCAGGAG tttccagaggagctgcagaggctcaCGGCCAACCTGAGGACGGTGGATCTGTCCGGGAACAAGATAGAGGTCCTTCCTACCACCATCGGAAACTTCCCTCAGCTCAAGAGTCTGACGCTGAACTCTAACCGGCTCG TCGGGATTCCCTCTGAGATtgggaagctgaagaagctggaGACCCTGAGTCTGAATGGAAACCGGATCCAGCAGCTGCCCCCCACACTGGGCCAGCTCAAAGCCCTGCGGACCCTCAGCCTGGCCGGGAACCAGATTTCAGAGTTCCCCTCCGGACTCGGAACGTTGAGGCAGCTGGACTTGCTGGACCTGTCCCGAAACAAGATCCAGAACGTCCCTGAAGAGGTGTCCGAGCTGCAGGCCATCGAGATCAACCTCAACCAGAACCAG ATCTCGGTGGTGTCGGCGGAGGTCTCCCGCTGTCCCCGTCTGAAGGTCCTCCGCCTGGAGGAGAACTGCCTGGAGCTCTCCTCCATCCCTCAGTCCATCCTGACCGAGTCCCAGGTGTCCCTGTTCTCGGTGGAGGGAAACCTGTTTGAGGTGAAGAGACTCCGGGACCTGGAGGGATACGATAAG TACATGGAGCGTTTCACGGCCACAAAGAAGAAGTTTGCCTGA